A window of the Streptomyces albireticuli genome harbors these coding sequences:
- a CDS encoding SPW_0924 family protein, with amino-acid sequence MRALAAAAVGLAAALALVFIVTGVGPPRGHTSPEPMLTSAPTHP; translated from the coding sequence ATGCGCGCACTGGCCGCCGCGGCCGTCGGACTCGCCGCCGCCCTCGCCCTCGTGTTCATCGTCACCGGCGTCGGGCCACCGCGCGGCCACACCTCCCCCGAGCCGATGCTCACCTCCGCCCCGACGCACCCCTAG